A genomic region of Psychrobacter sp. M13 contains the following coding sequences:
- a CDS encoding caspase family protein has translation MELILKSVLMSLSLLSVSSLSLAADKALIIGVGEYEDPMNNLIGIDLDSGMIDEMAQRLGIDESNITHLSDSQATRKNILKELDNLANTTTSQDRVLIYYSGHGSQVEDTNGDEPDNMDETLYVYDGHLIDDDINEALSKIKSNNMVVLIDACHSGTGTKSLAANMFSQNRQRVQVKSIGYDKRYTDNNLALMPSSKAKPKNSMQQYISIGAAQDDEQSLATPEGSIFTKAIYESFEEARRDGSNSSWQALYDSTAYKIRSLSLDASERFSPKIDGNTSLLNKPIYFANNTDTIEVNKQRVIDLVGQLPKDVVINSPSTLNVGEEFVVELTTPVSGYLNAVTVGADDSVTVLFPNKYATNNKIQAQTISLPGNGKFKIVATEPRGETLVAAFITQKPIDLTSKGFGFLDAQGKVKDEAFAKISGASIDQALTRRNLAIVPIEGSTTPIAIANYSIVNIK, from the coding sequence ATGGAACTAATTTTGAAATCAGTGTTGATGTCGTTATCTTTGCTTAGTGTTTCCAGTCTTAGCTTAGCAGCTGATAAAGCGTTAATAATTGGTGTTGGTGAATATGAAGACCCTATGAATAATTTAATAGGCATTGATTTAGATAGTGGCATGATAGATGAAATGGCACAACGTCTTGGAATTGATGAAAGTAACATTACGCATTTATCAGACAGCCAAGCAACGCGTAAAAATATCTTGAAAGAATTAGATAATCTGGCTAATACAACAACGAGTCAAGACCGTGTGCTAATTTATTATTCTGGTCATGGTTCGCAGGTTGAAGATACTAATGGTGATGAGCCAGATAACATGGACGAGACTTTATATGTCTATGATGGTCATCTAATTGATGATGATATCAATGAAGCATTGTCAAAAATTAAAAGCAACAATATGGTGGTTTTGATAGATGCTTGCCACAGTGGGACAGGCACAAAGTCCTTAGCTGCGAACATGTTTAGTCAAAACCGTCAACGTGTCCAAGTGAAGTCTATAGGGTATGACAAGCGCTATACAGATAATAATTTAGCACTTATGCCTTCAAGTAAGGCTAAGCCTAAGAACAGTATGCAGCAGTATATTTCCATCGGTGCGGCTCAAGATGATGAGCAATCACTTGCGACGCCTGAAGGCAGCATCTTTACTAAAGCCATATACGAGTCATTCGAAGAAGCAAGACGTGACGGCAGTAACAGCAGTTGGCAAGCCTTATATGATTCGACCGCATATAAGATTAGGAGTTTATCACTTGATGCTAGTGAAAGGTTCAGTCCTAAAATTGATGGTAATACATCGTTGTTAAATAAACCTATTTACTTTGCTAATAATACAGACACAATTGAGGTAAATAAGCAAAGAGTGATCGATTTGGTAGGTCAACTACCGAAAGACGTTGTTATTAACTCTCCAAGCACGCTTAATGTTGGTGAAGAGTTTGTCGTTGAGCTAACAACACCTGTATCAGGTTATCTCAATGCTGTAACGGTAGGCGCTGATGATTCAGTCACAGTATTGTTTCCTAATAAATACGCTACAAACAATAAGATACAGGCACAAACCATAAGTTTGCCAGGTAATGGTAAGTTTAAAATCGTTGCTACTGAGCCAAGAGGTGAGACCTTGGTAGCTGCATTTATTACCCAAAAGCCTATCGACTTAACCAGTAAAGGTTTTGGTTTTTTAGATGCACAAGGCAAAGTTAAGGATGAAGCTTTTGCAAAAATTTCTGGAGCATCAATTGACCAAGCATTAACTAGAAGAAACCTAGCCATTGTACCCATAGAGGGTTCAACCACGCCAATTGCAATCGCGAACTATTCAATTGTTAATATAAAATAG
- a CDS encoding caspase family protein → MTQNNQSNQYKKTLQHVTLWGCLANARYRQLGTVAAIAFTIGMTPQVSMASDINEAEFLVQLQAVEDALDLSYSPRIDKLIELSKQGNIAADMTLYRYKHRGNKVDYTPNTTNVTQAIQMLNSSADDPKGLVGLFKSYNYANGNFNLAKDYAKAIQWSKQAANKGNANAMAGIGYRYNNGEGVTQDYTTAMEWYKKAADKGNAVAMYNLGVMYRDGQGVTQDYTTAMNWYKKAADKGDADAMRSIGYLYRNGQGVTQNYSTAMDWYKKAANKGDASAMRNIGYLYREGKGVTQDYSTAMDWYKKAADNGIASAMNNIGNLYYNGQGITQNYTTAMSWYKKAADNGSASAMYNIGILYDEGHGVTQDYSTAMDWYKKAADNGSASAMYNIGILYDEGHGVTQDYTTAMSWYKKAADKGDTNAMGNMGYLYKEGKGVTQNYRTAMEWLKKAADKGDSFSMQHIGNMYNEGQGVTQDYTTAIDWYKKAAGKGDTNAMYNLGLMYDKGQGVAQDDRAAINWYTKAADNGNLWAMNNLGGKYSEEGITQDYTAAMGWYKKAANQGFLNSMVGLGYMYREGKGMPKDGAAALEWYKKAADNGYAPAMNNIGYMYKEGKGVPQDYTLALRWFQKALSQGELYAVFNIGDMFNEGLGVPQDSNKAAQFFVVAYEIFAADNNKSDSKEETFIKIKQNLETMLATDKITDPAIRKQVESIFAKPPLIAWKTQPPNTTNSETLSLSVLLTDQGGGIGDVRVLLDGIAIDQNSRGLTRAVNQTTRDFTLSIPQGEHTLTVEAYPEENVGITSTVSKQVTSTYAPIQKPKLHAVIIGIDQYNNPDLKLNYAAKDASAIYDVLNKQIGSIYDKGNISLLNTASTTSKDIIISKINQIKQTAKMNDVFVFYVAAHGYNYPDTGYHLFTSDVGATSSRQVTKTGINANDLQGMLAQVNTNKKLILLDTCDSGGSIDAGQLLISRGLDDQDVIDTMQRKSGATVIMASTDKQKALEGYQGHGVFTYGLLQAFNGAGDMNKDGYMKTGELSNYIEDEIPTIAQRAFSQPQYPTSSMIGNGFEFKVF, encoded by the coding sequence ATGACCCAAAATAATCAATCCAATCAGTACAAAAAAACACTACAGCATGTCACGCTTTGGGGATGTTTAGCCAATGCTCGCTATCGTCAGTTAGGTACAGTCGCAGCTATCGCCTTCACCATTGGTATGACGCCGCAAGTGAGTATGGCAAGTGACATCAACGAAGCTGAATTTTTGGTTCAATTACAAGCGGTAGAAGATGCGTTAGATTTAAGTTATTCACCACGGATAGACAAGCTTATTGAACTGAGTAAGCAAGGCAATATCGCAGCAGATATGACTCTGTATCGCTATAAACATAGAGGTAATAAGGTTGACTATACACCCAATACCACAAATGTGACGCAAGCCATTCAAATGTTAAATAGCAGTGCTGATGACCCAAAGGGGCTAGTCGGTTTATTCAAAAGTTACAATTACGCGAATGGTAATTTTAACCTAGCGAAAGATTATGCCAAAGCCATACAATGGTCTAAACAAGCGGCCAACAAAGGCAATGCCAATGCAATGGCTGGTATTGGCTATCGGTATAACAATGGAGAAGGCGTCACCCAAGACTACACCACTGCTATGGAATGGTATAAAAAAGCTGCCGATAAGGGCAATGCTGTTGCGATGTATAACCTTGGTGTTATGTATCGTGACGGACAAGGTGTCACCCAAGACTACACTACCGCTATGAATTGGTATAAAAAAGCTGCCGATAAAGGTGATGCTGATGCGATGAGAAGCATTGGTTATCTGTATCGTAACGGTCAAGGCGTCACGCAAAACTATAGCACTGCTATGGACTGGTATAAAAAAGCAGCGAACAAGGGTGATGCTTCTGCGATGCGAAATATTGGTTATCTATACAGAGAAGGAAAGGGCGTTACTCAAGACTATAGTACTGCTATGGACTGGTATAAAAAAGCGGCGGATAATGGCATTGCCTCTGCAATGAACAATATTGGTAATCTGTATTATAACGGTCAAGGTATCACTCAAAACTATACCACCGCTATGAGCTGGTATAAAAAGGCGGCGGATAATGGCAGTGCCTCTGCAATGTATAACATTGGTATTCTGTATGATGAAGGACATGGCGTTACTCAAGACTATAGTACTGCTATGGACTGGTATAAAAAAGCGGCGGATAATGGCAGTGCCTCTGCAATGTATAACATTGGTATTCTGTATGATGAAGGACATGGCGTCACTCAAGACTATACTACCGCTATGAGTTGGTACAAAAAAGCGGCGGATAAGGGTGATACGAATGCAATGGGAAACATGGGTTATTTATATAAAGAGGGAAAAGGCGTCACGCAAAACTACCGTACAGCCATGGAGTGGCTTAAAAAGGCTGCAGATAAAGGCGACTCTTTTTCGATGCAACACATTGGTAATATGTATAACGAAGGACAAGGTGTCACTCAAGACTATACTACTGCTATAGACTGGTATAAAAAAGCGGCGGGTAAGGGTGATACGAATGCAATGTATAACCTTGGTCTTATGTATGATAAAGGACAAGGTGTCGCCCAAGACGACCGTGCTGCTATAAACTGGTACACAAAAGCCGCCGATAATGGCAATCTATGGGCGATGAACAATCTTGGCGGTAAGTATAGTGAAGAAGGTATTACTCAAGACTACACCGCTGCTATGGGCTGGTATAAAAAAGCTGCCAATCAAGGCTTTTTAAATTCAATGGTTGGTCTTGGTTATATGTATAGAGAAGGCAAAGGCATGCCAAAAGACGGTGCTGCTGCCTTGGAGTGGTATAAAAAAGCTGCCGATAATGGGTATGCTCCCGCGATGAATAATATCGGTTATATGTATAAAGAAGGCAAAGGCGTACCACAAGATTACACCCTCGCCTTGCGCTGGTTTCAAAAAGCACTGTCACAGGGTGAGCTGTATGCGGTGTTTAACATTGGTGATATGTTTAATGAAGGGCTAGGCGTACCACAGGACTCAAACAAAGCGGCTCAGTTTTTTGTTGTAGCCTATGAAATATTTGCAGCAGACAACAATAAAAGCGACAGTAAAGAGGAGACTTTCATTAAAATAAAGCAAAATTTAGAAACCATGCTCGCTACCGACAAAATAACCGACCCTGCCATCCGCAAGCAAGTCGAAAGTATATTTGCCAAACCACCCCTCATTGCATGGAAGACCCAACCACCAAACACCACTAATAGCGAAACCCTATCACTCTCCGTCCTACTCACCGACCAAGGTGGCGGCATCGGTGACGTACGCGTCTTACTTGATGGTATTGCCATTGACCAAAACAGTCGTGGATTGACGCGAGCCGTCAATCAAACCACTCGTGACTTTACATTATCTATTCCACAGGGCGAGCATACTCTAACCGTAGAAGCCTATCCAGAAGAAAACGTAGGGATTACCAGTACCGTCAGTAAACAAGTTACCTCAACTTATGCCCCCATCCAAAAGCCCAAACTGCATGCCGTTATCATAGGCATTGACCAGTATAACAACCCAGATCTTAAGCTAAACTATGCGGCCAAAGATGCCAGTGCCATCTATGACGTCTTAAACAAACAAATCGGCAGTATTTATGACAAAGGCAATATCAGCCTACTAAACACTGCTAGCACCACCTCTAAAGACATCATCATCAGTAAGATCAATCAAATCAAACAGACTGCCAAAATGAATGATGTGTTTGTCTTCTACGTCGCCGCGCATGGTTATAACTACCCAGATACTGGCTATCATCTATTTACCTCTGATGTGGGTGCTACTTCCAGCAGACAAGTGACCAAAACAGGTATCAATGCAAATGACTTGCAGGGAATGCTCGCACAAGTGAACACCAATAAGAAGCTTATCTTGCTAGACACTTGTGATAGTGGCGGCTCAATCGATGCAGGGCAACTGCTCATCTCAAGAGGACTCGATGATCAGGATGTGATAGATACAATGCAGCGTAAGTCAGGGGCGACAGTCATTATGGCAAGTACCGACAAACAAAAGGCACTCGAGGGTTATCAGGGTCATGGGGTGTTTACTTATGGACTATTGCAAGCCTTTAATGGTGCTGGTGATATGAATAAGGATGGATATATGAAGACAGGGGAGCTGTCAAACTATATTGAGGATGAGATACCAACCATTGCACAAAGGGCGTTTAGTCAACCACAGTATCCGACTTCAAGTATGATAGGCAATGGCTTTGAGTTTAAGGTGTTTTAG
- a CDS encoding serpin family protein, which produces MKPAILIYHVITGGVLMMCVGCQPQVLNTVNHPNTTNTAISQAVFLDTEEVNSQQAVKIRDFARSNASIDNASMINIDCHQSTDNRSLNHSSLVTSPSISITQNLDLLKQLNKKSLTKNIVFSTYSLDQAAKTALLSMPKPMTVQRPSWLLSHLTPLSLNQPLSKLPNSYQNNNQLFYHQGYTISPAYDTIYKAALDGTTQPLNFNEPVTAATQANRWVSTQTSGMIDNVFKPDMFIQNDAVLSNVLYFKANWLSPFETDDTKLSSFITASGKTQMVPTMVQELELLYSKYEGWEYVGISFEDGSMLQLFLTPKDKSTAIPDSDTLAALLEESVEKKARLLLPKLNLQGNIIDLNEIAPEINSWQLPNLMLIKVLKNPKLIHQSVITWNETGAKAAALSSIMVSKSLSLPLTVKVNRPFVFMIRHADEVMFTGAVREMDALVTDDKSTL; this is translated from the coding sequence ATGAAACCTGCAATTCTTATTTACCATGTTATTACTGGTGGCGTGCTTATGATGTGCGTGGGTTGCCAACCCCAAGTGCTAAATACTGTGAACCATCCTAATACTACTAACACTGCTATATCACAAGCAGTTTTTTTGGATACCGAAGAGGTAAATTCCCAGCAGGCAGTAAAGATACGTGACTTTGCTAGATCAAACGCATCCATTGATAATGCGTCAATGATAAATATAGACTGTCATCAGTCTACTGATAACCGAAGCTTAAATCATTCCTCATTGGTTACATCACCTTCTATCAGCATTACTCAAAACTTAGACTTACTAAAGCAATTAAACAAAAAATCCTTAACGAAAAACATTGTGTTCTCTACTTATAGTCTGGATCAAGCCGCTAAAACAGCACTGCTCTCTATGCCTAAGCCTATGACAGTTCAGCGTCCAAGTTGGCTATTATCACACCTGACACCGCTAAGTCTGAATCAACCGCTATCAAAACTACCTAATAGCTATCAGAATAACAATCAATTGTTTTATCACCAAGGCTATACCATAAGTCCTGCTTACGATACCATTTATAAAGCTGCTTTAGACGGTACAACCCAACCTCTTAACTTCAATGAGCCTGTGACTGCTGCTACCCAAGCCAATCGATGGGTAAGCACTCAAACTAGCGGTATGATTGATAATGTGTTTAAACCAGATATGTTTATACAAAACGATGCTGTGCTAAGCAACGTGTTGTATTTTAAAGCGAACTGGTTATCACCATTCGAGACAGATGATACTAAGCTTTCATCGTTTATTACAGCTTCAGGTAAAACGCAAATGGTGCCAACTATGGTTCAAGAGCTTGAACTGTTGTACTCAAAGTATGAAGGCTGGGAGTACGTAGGAATCTCCTTTGAGGATGGTAGTATGCTACAGCTATTTTTAACCCCTAAAGATAAAAGCACTGCTATTCCAGACAGTGACACATTAGCAGCGTTGCTAGAAGAGAGTGTGGAGAAAAAAGCAAGATTATTACTACCCAAGCTTAACTTGCAAGGAAACATCATAGATCTAAATGAAATTGCTCCGGAAATCAACTCATGGCAGTTGCCAAATTTGATGTTAATAAAAGTACTAAAAAATCCTAAGCTGATTCATCAGTCTGTCATCACTTGGAACGAAACAGGGGCTAAAGCGGCAGCCTTAAGTTCGATCATGGTATCTAAAAGTTTATCTTTACCACTAACGGTTAAAGTAAATCGCCCTTTTGTATTTATGATTCGTCACGCAGATGAAGTGATGTTTACAGGCGCAGTGCGTGAAATGGATGCGCTAGTGACAGATGACAAATCCACGTTATAA
- a CDS encoding caspase family protein, producing the protein MINNFKNIIKTILIASLLSTTSITYAKNVALLIGVSDYKYLEKNDLDGPKNDVKALQSVLIKNWQFKPENIVTLIDSQATQQGIINALNNLEQRTEANDEILIYLSGHGTSIFDEEGGSDSFKNGLSSNSGAFVPYEYDSQKILAALDKEDVLGAVKNNFITGQYHIKPIIQKLEKNRRITGIIDACFSEHGFRGITTENALPNRLLPFNKATPQKLSVSSTSNTSEFNDDEYPYQNTVTIAASSKAQPALDLNIPFLNNNPHTTFDNKPHGLFSDLLIRILDGDIDAGGEDGIISYADLENTMKSHIVNYPIAKEVLQTPHFQPLLTNSNAHNLMNRPLFGLNSNVMRQRSSNDLLKIKTNNLDVFNQIVDNSLFVSQNSGLIDFVVTGQNNQWQLSAGNGTNILDKGNNQQLKNRIDTEYWLRSHIAKIPSIANLRVNALPEVAGNVFKEGEDIQLAVSVDRPSALLAFNINSQGDINILYPTNSTENQMIVVNLPKTIPEKEKIPVKAPFGLDQIVFITLSSPLTHTELNEMSNLFSGSNSTMNTPEIKKLSSIIESKATAMRKLNIQTLPNES; encoded by the coding sequence ATGATCAATAACTTTAAGAATATTATAAAAACTATACTCATAGCCTCTTTATTATCAACTACTTCAATAACTTATGCGAAGAATGTCGCTTTACTTATTGGAGTGAGTGATTATAAATACTTAGAAAAGAACGATCTTGACGGTCCTAAGAACGATGTAAAAGCATTACAGAGTGTATTAATTAAAAACTGGCAATTTAAACCTGAGAACATTGTTACCTTGATTGATTCTCAAGCCACCCAACAAGGAATCATCAATGCCTTAAATAATTTAGAACAGCGAACAGAGGCAAACGATGAAATACTTATTTATTTAAGCGGACACGGTACTAGCATATTCGATGAAGAAGGCGGTAGTGACAGCTTTAAAAATGGGCTGTCCAGTAACTCAGGTGCATTTGTTCCTTATGAGTACGATAGTCAAAAGATCCTAGCTGCACTAGACAAAGAAGACGTCTTAGGAGCGGTTAAAAACAACTTTATTACTGGTCAATACCACATCAAACCTATCATTCAAAAATTAGAAAAAAATCGTCGTATTACAGGGATCATAGATGCTTGTTTTTCTGAGCATGGCTTTAGAGGTATAACTACAGAAAATGCGCTGCCTAATCGCTTACTACCGTTCAATAAAGCAACACCTCAAAAATTGAGCGTATCATCAACCTCGAATACATCTGAATTTAATGACGATGAATATCCTTATCAAAATACAGTGACAATTGCGGCCTCTAGCAAAGCACAGCCCGCTTTAGATCTTAATATACCGTTTTTAAATAACAACCCACACACCACGTTTGATAACAAGCCTCATGGTTTATTCTCGGATTTATTAATACGCATCTTAGATGGTGATATTGATGCTGGTGGCGAAGACGGCATCATCAGTTACGCAGACCTAGAGAACACGATGAAGTCTCATATTGTTAATTATCCTATAGCTAAAGAGGTACTACAAACCCCACACTTCCAACCACTTTTAACCAACTCAAATGCCCATAACCTGATGAATCGTCCCCTATTTGGACTTAACAGTAATGTAATGAGACAACGATCAAGCAATGATCTTCTCAAAATAAAAACAAATAACTTAGACGTTTTTAATCAAATAGTAGATAACAGCTTATTTGTATCACAAAACAGCGGTTTAATAGACTTTGTAGTAACTGGTCAAAACAATCAATGGCAGTTATCGGCTGGTAATGGAACCAATATATTAGACAAAGGAAACAACCAACAGCTTAAAAATCGCATAGATACTGAGTACTGGCTAAGATCTCATATAGCCAAAATTCCGAGCATAGCAAATCTACGTGTTAATGCACTGCCAGAAGTGGCAGGCAACGTTTTTAAAGAAGGTGAAGATATTCAGCTTGCTGTTAGTGTTGACCGACCTAGTGCATTACTTGCTTTTAATATAAACAGTCAAGGAGACATCAATATTTTGTATCCTACAAACTCTACAGAAAATCAAATGATAGTAGTCAACCTACCGAAAACAATACCGGAAAAAGAGAAAATACCCGTCAAGGCCCCATTTGGACTAGATCAAATTGTTTTCATTACTTTATCTTCACCATTAACCCATACAGAACTAAATGAGATGTCTAATTTATTTTCGGGCAGCAACTCTACAATGAATACTCCGGAAATAAAGAAACTTAGCAGCATCATTGAAAGTAAAGCGACCGCTATGCGTAAATTAAATATTCAAACCCTTCCTAATGAAAGTTAA
- a CDS encoding OmpA family protein: MNNQCILKVSKPLNKFSAIVFGCTFLAISPNSQAESCNDAKAIEQYNMAISASDITHKLELLQQATTACSATYEMLLELGDAYFENQQLDYAINIYSRTLNRSISDSQAKQANIFMRLMYAYNSKAERLTVNQYARKIQLLKANGMTWDMASEQSYQALYRKNKQQLTEVPITVEELKIGLNKADEPSNRNLAVIGIDDDTSSSSVQIDMDIKFSSDSSSLTLASKDTLNQIINALNGNSDSIEQIKVIGHTDSKGTNLYNQHLSERRARTVSNYIQEKIPSLYARLISLGMGESELIDTANSESAHALNRRVVFQIE; encoded by the coding sequence ATGAATAATCAGTGCATTTTGAAAGTGAGCAAACCTTTAAATAAATTTAGTGCTATTGTATTTGGCTGTACTTTCTTAGCCATCTCTCCTAACTCTCAAGCGGAAAGCTGCAATGATGCTAAAGCCATTGAACAATACAATATGGCTATTTCAGCATCTGATATTACACACAAGCTTGAGCTCTTACAGCAGGCTACTACAGCATGCTCGGCAACTTATGAGATGTTACTTGAACTAGGTGATGCTTATTTTGAAAACCAGCAACTAGATTATGCTATCAACATCTATTCTAGAACTCTAAATCGCTCAATTAGTGACTCTCAAGCTAAACAAGCAAATATCTTTATGCGCTTAATGTACGCTTATAATAGTAAGGCAGAGCGATTAACTGTCAATCAATACGCCCGTAAGATCCAGTTATTAAAAGCAAATGGGATGACTTGGGATATGGCATCTGAACAATCTTATCAAGCTCTGTATAGAAAAAATAAACAGCAGTTAACAGAAGTACCGATAACTGTAGAAGAATTAAAGATAGGGCTAAACAAAGCAGATGAACCTAGCAATAGAAATTTAGCTGTTATTGGCATTGATGACGATACATCATCATCAAGCGTGCAAATAGATATGGATATTAAGTTTTCAAGCGACTCATCATCGCTAACCCTTGCCAGCAAAGATACACTTAACCAAATTATTAATGCGTTAAATGGTAATAGCGACTCTATTGAGCAAATTAAAGTTATAGGACATACAGATAGCAAAGGTACAAACCTATATAACCAGCACTTATCCGAACGACGAGCACGAACGGTTAGTAACTATATCCAAGAAAAAATACCAAGCTTATATGCGAGGCTTATCTCATTAGGAATGGGTGAAAGTGAACTTATTGATACAGCTAATAGCGAGTCTGCACACGCACTAAACCGAAGAGTTGTATTTCAGATTGAGTAA
- a CDS encoding Arm DNA-binding domain-containing protein — protein MPLTHTIINKLTPSEKCTPSRPDKHSDGDGLQLWVRHTGNKVWISAYRWQGKQQSLTLGKYPVITLQQA, from the coding sequence ATGCCATTAACTCATACTATTATCAACAAACTAACCCCAAGCGAAAAATGCACCCCTAGCCGCCCTGACAAACATAGTGATGGCGATGGTCTTCAACTATGGGTAAGACATACAGGGAACAAAGTTTGGATCAGCGCTTATCGCTGGCAAGGGAAACAGCAGTCACTCACTTTAGGTAAATACCCAGTAATTACACTACAGCAGGCATGA
- a CDS encoding helix-turn-helix domain-containing protein, with the protein MNIRFDFYTPSEISEILGERLKTQRLALNLTQAALADKAGTGISTVARIESGQGGTLDNIIRLAMALGMVNHFSELFDVVPTNIEDVIAKQNPRLRASNKS; encoded by the coding sequence ATGAACATAAGATTTGATTTTTATACGCCAAGTGAGATTTCCGAGATTTTAGGTGAACGCTTAAAAACGCAGCGACTGGCACTAAACTTAACGCAAGCCGCTTTAGCAGATAAGGCTGGTACTGGCATCAGTACTGTTGCTCGTATTGAGTCTGGTCAGGGCGGTACACTAGACAATATAATCAGGCTCGCTATGGCTCTTGGCATGGTAAATCACTTTTCTGAATTATTTGATGTAGTACCTACCAATATAGAAGATGTTATCGCTAAACAAAATCCACGCTTGCGCGCCTCAAACAAAAGCTGA
- a CDS encoding type II toxin-antitoxin system HipA family toxin: MYQPISIVNIYYQGFGDKRLIGKLTMDGRRPTFGYDAAWLADGLELSPIEMPLRSEPYYGAHASSHYLCGLLSDSLPDGWGMLLMDRFFRKTMSHATSINVLDRLAYIGNSAMGALSFEPQQDLSAADIDINDFTLAKLAAANQSILSGQDSNILAELIVIGGSPQGARPKALVLYDEATEFIATDLTSEQPSATPWLIKFPAQSEHKSVCLLESLYADRAKQAGLNMPAHHYFDIGEQHAAFGVERFDRMGNQRVHTHTLAGLLDIDFRIPSIDYLQYLRCVRMLTQSQVAVEEGFRHAVFNVIFNNKDDHSKNFSFMMDKAGRWSLSPVYDLAYNSGMNGYHQMDVTGEAQYPTRSHLLKLAKLADIKQNKAQAIIDQVASVAEDFLTVINSYDIEKNLCNQVIGNIKANLNRMANQ, translated from the coding sequence ATGTATCAACCGATATCAATTGTCAATATTTACTACCAAGGATTCGGAGACAAACGTCTTATCGGTAAATTAACGATGGATGGACGACGCCCTACCTTTGGCTATGATGCGGCGTGGCTGGCTGATGGACTGGAGCTGTCACCAATTGAGATGCCATTACGATCAGAACCTTACTATGGTGCTCATGCGTCAAGCCATTACTTATGCGGATTATTATCAGACAGCTTGCCTGATGGTTGGGGAATGCTGCTAATGGATAGATTCTTTCGAAAAACAATGTCTCATGCTACGTCAATCAATGTTTTAGATCGCCTCGCTTATATTGGTAATTCAGCAATGGGAGCACTTAGTTTTGAGCCACAACAAGATTTATCGGCCGCTGATATCGATATTAATGATTTTACTTTAGCCAAACTGGCCGCTGCCAATCAATCGATTTTATCCGGACAAGATAGCAACATACTGGCTGAGCTCATCGTTATCGGCGGCTCACCACAAGGTGCAAGACCAAAAGCACTTGTCCTATATGATGAGGCAACCGAGTTTATTGCTACGGACTTAACAAGCGAACAGCCATCCGCAACGCCGTGGCTGATTAAGTTCCCTGCCCAATCTGAGCATAAAAGCGTTTGTCTATTAGAGTCACTTTATGCTGATAGGGCTAAGCAAGCAGGCCTAAACATGCCTGCGCATCATTATTTTGATATTGGTGAACAACATGCTGCTTTTGGGGTTGAGCGTTTTGACCGCATGGGCAATCAACGCGTTCATACTCATACACTGGCGGGTTTGTTAGATATTGACTTTCGCATTCCTTCAATAGATTATTTGCAGTATTTGCGCTGCGTGCGTATGTTGACTCAATCGCAAGTTGCTGTAGAAGAGGGTTTTAGACATGCTGTATTTAATGTCATCTTTAATAATAAAGACGATCATAGCAAAAACTTCTCTTTTATGATGGACAAGGCTGGCAGGTGGTCATTGTCGCCTGTCTATGATCTCGCTTATAACTCAGGTATGAATGGTTATCATCAGATGGATGTGACTGGTGAAGCTCAATACCCTACCCGATCTCACTTATTAAAGTTGGCTAAACTTGCTGATATTAAGCAAAACAAGGCACAAGCTATTATTGATCAGGTAGCATCAGTTGCTGAGGATTTTTTGACTGTTATTAACAGTTATGATATTGAGAAAAACTTATGCAATCAGGTCATTGGTAATATAAAAGCCAATCTCAATCGGATGGCAAATCAATAG